In Malania oleifera isolate guangnan ecotype guangnan chromosome 8, ASM2987363v1, whole genome shotgun sequence, a single window of DNA contains:
- the LOC131162737 gene encoding B3 domain-containing protein At5g24050-like — translation MLLVVHRLASVVHEKSLKGPAPFPCCVSDSSIASSSHQTQSSCRLETEQGSKKKQRRHQEQGEPSNPTALRQINPSSVHSNEIGMPYYLRYYISRISGTDMVLVIRKRLSETDVNPNHNRLSIPFRQARAEFLTAQEKQSLFERSHDGKKLKGMEVPMIVHPVLGEFVSVNLKRWDMKKGNGKTSSSYVLVSAWNKVVTDHMLRRDDEIQLWSFRRNRQLCFALFRF, via the coding sequence ATGCTTCTAGTGGTGCACAGACTCGCGTCCGTCGTCCACGAGAAGTCCCTCAAGGGACCTGCTCCCTTTCCTTGCTGTGTCAGTGATTCCAGTATTGCTTCCTCATCCCACCAGACGCAGAGCAGTTGCAGACTCGAAACAGAGCAGGGCTCGAAAAAGAAACAGAGGCGGCATCAAGAACAGGGTGAACCCAGCAACCCGACTGCCCTGCGTCAAATTAACCCTTCATCTGTGCATTCAAATGAGATTGGGATGCCGTATTATTTGAGATATTACATATCAAGAATCAGCGGCACCGACATGGTTCTGGTCATTCGGAAGAGGCTTTCCGAGACGGACGTTAATCCCAATCACAACCGCCTCTCCATACCCTTCCGGCAGGCGAGGGCGGAGTTCCTGACGGCACAAGAGAAGCAGAGTCTCTTCGAACGCTCCCACGACGGGAAGAAATTGAAGGGGATGGAGGTGCCGATGATTGTTCACCCGGTGCTGGGTGagtttgtgtctgtgaatttgaAGAGGTGGGATATGAAGAAGGGGAATGGGAAGACAAGCTCCTCCTACGTGCTGGTCTCCGCCTGGAATAAGGTTGTCACGGATCACATGCTTAGGAGAGATGACGAAATTCAGCTTTGGTCTTTTCGCCGCAATCGGCAACTCTGCTTTGCTTTGTTTAGGTTTTGA
- the LOC131162738 gene encoding B3 domain-containing protein At5g24050-like: MEKKELRLLSAEDFAGFDIPTNPFEMLLVVARLASVVCEKSLKRPAPFPCCVSDPSIASSSHQTQSSCRLETEQGSKKKQRRHQEQGEPSNPTALRQINPSSVHSNAIGMPDYLRNYISRISGTDMVLVIRKRLSETDVNPNHNRLSIPFRQARAEFLTAQEKQSLFERSHDGKKLKGMEVPMIVHPVLGEFVSVNLKRWDMKKGNGETSSSYVLVSAWNKVVTDHMLRRDGEIQLWSFRRNRQLCFALFWF; the protein is encoded by the coding sequence ATGGAGAAGAAGGAATTAAGGCTTCTCAGTGCTGAAGACTTTGCCGGCTTCGATATTCCGACGAACCCTTTTGAGATGCTTCTAGTCGTGGCCAGACTCGCGTCCGTCGTCTGCGAGAAGTCCCTCAAGAGACCTGCTCCCTTTCCTTGCTGTGTCAGTGATCCCAGTATTGCTTCCTCATCCCACCAGACGCAGAGCAGTTGCAGACTCGAAACAGAGCAGGGCTCGAAAAAGAAACAGAGGCGGCATCAAGAACAGGGTGAACCCAGCAACCCGACTGCCCTGCGTCAAATTAACCCTTCGTCTGTGCATTCAAATGCGATTGGGATGCCGGATTATTTGAGAAATTACATATCAAGAATCAGCGGCACCGACATGGTTCTGGTCATTCGGAAGAGGCTTTCCGAGACGGACGTTAATCCCAATCACAACCGCCTCTCCATACCCTTCCGGCAGGCGAGGGCGGAGTTCCTGACGGCACAAGAGAAGCAGAGTCTCTTCGAACGCTCCCACGACGGGAAGAAATTGAAGGGGATGGAGGTGCCGATGATTGTTCACCCGGTGCTGGGTGagtttgtgtctgtgaatttgaAGAGGTGGGATATGAAGAAGGGGAATGGGGAGACAAGCTCCTCCTACGTGCTGGTCTCCGCCTGGAATAAGGTTGTCACGGATCACATGCTTAGGAGAGATGGCGAAATTCAGCTTTGGTCTTTTCGCCGCAATCGGCAACTCTGCTTTGCTTTGTTTTGGTTTTGA
- the LOC131161588 gene encoding small ribosomal subunit protein uS14z/uS14y/uS14x: MGHSNVWNSHPKSYGPGSRACRVCGNPHGLIRKYGLMCCRQCFRSNAKEIGFIKYR, translated from the exons ATGGGGCATTCGAATGTGTGGAATTCCCACCCTAAGAGCTACGGCCCAGGATCTCGCGCCTG TCGTGTGTGTGGTAACCCTCATGGGTTGATCCGGAAGTATGGGCTGATGTGTTGCAGGCAGTGCTTTCGCAGCAATGCCAAGGAAATAGGCTTTATTAAG TATCGCTGA